In Rickettsia endosymbiont of Gonocerus acuteangulatus, the following are encoded in one genomic region:
- the rnpA gene encoding ribonuclease P protein component: MFITSLKNQKEFELINKLGKKFHEKYFILVIAKNIPKIFLESKYNIFLGIKVSRKLNKKAVVRNKIKRRIKHLIRLICSNSNLKKLAMIIIPRKGFDTVDFSVLNHELNKAILDFYNSKK; the protein is encoded by the coding sequence TTGTTTATCACCTCTTTAAAAAATCAAAAGGAATTTGAGCTTATAAATAAGCTTGGCAAAAAATTTCATGAAAAATATTTTATTTTGGTGATAGCAAAGAACATCCCAAAAATCTTTCTTGAATCAAAATATAATATCTTTCTTGGAATAAAAGTTAGCAGAAAGCTAAATAAAAAGGCTGTAGTACGTAATAAAATTAAAAGACGTATAAAACATCTTATTAGGCTTATTTGTAGCAATTCTAACCTTAAAAAGCTTGCTATGATAATTATTCCAAGAAAGGGCTTTGATACAGTAGACTTTTCAGTATTAAATCATGAATTGAACAAAGCAATTTTAGATTTTTACAATTCAAAAAAATAA
- the rpmH gene encoding 50S ribosomal protein L34 has product MKRTFQPSNLVRKRRHGFRARMATASGRAILRNRRAKGRKKLSA; this is encoded by the coding sequence ATGAAGCGTACATTTCAACCTAGTAATTTAGTAAGAAAAAGAAGACATGGTTTTAGAGCTAGAATGGCTACTGCCTCTGGAAGAGCAATTTTAAGAAACCGTCGTGCTAAAGGCAGAAAAAAACTATCCGCATAA
- a CDS encoding IS630 family transposase (programmed frameshift), with the protein MARAYAIELRLRVIKAVEAGIRISKVSKLFNVSRDTIYKWKKLKDKQGTLEAATGYQKGHSHKIKDSESFKEFFKANMNKTSKELAKQWGNIASVTILRQIRKLGYSYKKTHFHPKRDIKLRNEFIAKIQTITKDKLVYLDESGIEDNACKEYGWSIIGQRCYGEKVYQHKFRISMIAGLCNGNLIAPVIFEGNCNTEVFKTYIRDVLITELQPGQTVIMDNINFHKNSKVKEFIESVGCTILYLPTYSPDLNLFWVYSPPLAA; encoded by the exons ATGGCACGAGCATATGCAATAGAACTAAGACTAAGAGTTATAAAAGCTGTAGAAGCAGGGATACGAATAAGTAAGGTAAGTAAATTATTTAATGTAAGTCGTGATACTATATATAAATGGAAAAAATTAAAAGATAAGCAAGGTACTTTAGAAGCAGCAACTGGTTATCAGAAAGGACATAGTCATAAGATAAAAGATTCAGAATCTTTTAAAGAATTTTTTAAAGCTAATATGAATAAAACATCAAAGGAGTTAGCAAAGCAATGGGGTAATATTGCATCTGTAACTATTTTAAGACAAATCAGAAAACTTGGCTATAGCTATAAA AAAACTCATTTTCATCCGAAAAGAGATATTAAATTAAGAAATGAATTTATAGCAAAGATACAAACCATCACAAAAGACAAATTAGTATATCTTGATGAATCTGGAATAGAGGATAATGCTTGCAAAGAGTATGGATGGAGCATTATAGGACAAAGGTGTTATGGAGAAAAGGTGTATCAACATAAATTTAGAATAAGTATGATAGCTGGTCTTTGTAATGGTAATCTTATTGCTCCTGTAATATTTGAAGGTAATTGTAATACAGAGGTCTTTAAAACTTATATTAGGGATGTATTAATTACAGAATTACAACCTGGGCAAACCGTTATTATGGATAACATTAATTTTCATAAAAATTCTAAAGTTAAAGAGTTCATTGAATCCGTTGGTTGTACCATATTGTATTTACCAACTTACTCTCCTGATTTAAATCTCTTTTGGGTATATTCCCCGCCGCTTGCGGCGTAA
- the tnpA gene encoding IS200/IS605 family transposase, giving the protein MSKYIHKSHNVTVLLYHMVFPAKYRRAVFDVSVDQVLREICLEIEKRYQIKFLEIGVDEDHVHFLVQSVPTYSVTKIVTTIKSVTARQIFRQCPQVKKQLWGGEFWTDGYFTSTVGKHGNENMIGKYVKNQGKEYQKLHEDHQLAFF; this is encoded by the coding sequence ATGAGCAAATATATACATAAAAGTCATAATGTTACGGTACTGCTGTATCACATGGTATTTCCAGCAAAATATCGCCGAGCAGTGTTTGACGTATCAGTTGATCAAGTATTACGAGAAATATGTTTAGAGATAGAAAAGAGATATCAAATAAAATTTTTAGAAATAGGGGTTGATGAAGATCATGTCCATTTTTTGGTACAATCTGTACCAACCTATAGCGTAACAAAAATAGTAACAACAATTAAAAGTGTTACAGCTCGTCAAATATTTAGACAGTGTCCACAGGTAAAGAAACAATTATGGGGTGGAGAATTTTGGACTGATGGATATTTTACGAGTACGGTAGGTAAGCATGGAAATGAGAATATGATAGGAAAATACGTAAAAAACCAAGGCAAGGAATATCAGAAACTGCATGAGGATCATCAGCTAGCTTTCTTCTAA
- the rplT gene encoding 50S ribosomal protein L20, whose protein sequence is MTRAKSGKISKNRHKKILKLAKGYRGRASTCFRVAIEKVEKGLQYAYRDRRNRKRDFRGLWIQRINAAVREHGLVYSQFMGALKKAQIDIDRKVLAELAVNNNEGFASIVEQAKAHI, encoded by the coding sequence ATGACACGTGCAAAATCAGGAAAAATTTCCAAAAATCGACATAAAAAAATCCTCAAACTTGCAAAAGGTTATAGAGGTAGAGCTAGTACTTGTTTTAGAGTAGCTATTGAGAAAGTAGAAAAAGGACTGCAATATGCTTACAGAGATCGTAGAAATCGTAAGCGTGATTTCAGAGGTCTGTGGATTCAAAGAATAAATGCAGCGGTAAGAGAGCATGGTTTAGTATATTCTCAATTTATGGGTGCTCTTAAAAAAGCTCAAATCGATATAGATCGTAAAGTCCTTGCAGAACTTGCTGTAAATAACAATGAAGGATTTGCAAGTATCGTAGAACAAGCAAAGGCACATATTTAA
- a CDS encoding 50S ribosomal protein L25/general stress protein Ctc produces the protein MSEILELEAKSRNEFGTGAARALRREGRVPAIIYGAKKTPVSISLEEKEITKYYRKPAFISQLISLKIDGKQYKVLPKAVELHPVTDIVRHVDFVFLEDKTQKMEVPVVYEGKERALGVKRGGYFNIVKRRVTLLCDVNNIPRNVTIDVTNMPIATSLKSSKVKLPEGCSFTTEKEFVLATIIGRRGAKTEVESEQPAEAAK, from the coding sequence ATGAGTGAAATATTAGAACTTGAAGCAAAGTCTCGCAATGAATTTGGTACGGGTGCAGCAAGAGCCTTAAGAAGAGAAGGGCGTGTTCCTGCTATTATTTATGGGGCAAAGAAAACCCCAGTTAGTATTTCTTTAGAAGAAAAAGAAATAACAAAATATTATAGAAAGCCGGCTTTTATATCTCAGCTAATTAGTTTAAAAATCGATGGTAAGCAATATAAAGTGCTACCGAAAGCTGTAGAATTACATCCTGTTACAGATATAGTACGTCACGTCGATTTTGTCTTTTTAGAAGATAAAACCCAAAAAATGGAAGTTCCTGTAGTTTATGAGGGTAAAGAAAGAGCATTAGGCGTTAAAAGAGGTGGGTATTTCAATATAGTAAAAAGAAGAGTTACTTTATTATGTGATGTTAATAATATCCCAAGAAACGTAACTATTGACGTTACTAATATGCCGATTGCTACTTCATTAAAATCTTCAAAAGTAAAACTACCAGAAGGTTGTAGCTTTACTACAGAAAAAGAATTTGTGCTTGCAACTATAATAGGACGTAGAGGTGCAAAAACCGAAGTTGAAAGTGAGCAACCAGCTGAAGCAGCGAAGTAA
- the rpmI gene encoding 50S ribosomal protein L35, whose amino-acid sequence MPKLKTKSAVKKRFKLTASGKVVASQAGKKHFMRRRTKAQIRNLRGTTILCDQDGYNIKKYFLPYGTN is encoded by the coding sequence ATGCCTAAATTAAAGACAAAATCTGCTGTAAAAAAGCGTTTTAAACTTACTGCTAGTGGTAAAGTGGTTGCATCTCAAGCAGGTAAAAAACATTTTATGCGTCGTCGTACTAAAGCTCAAATTCGTAACTTACGTGGAACCACGATCCTTTGTGATCAAGATGGATATAACATCAAAAAATATTTTCTTCCATATGGTACAAATTAA
- a CDS encoding 7-carboxy-7-deazaguanine synthase QueE, producing MFGQNPKRGIFKGDGTQLQVQSIFKTIQGEGIFVGVPAIFIRLGGCNLACDFCDTEFETFETIKIDDILSKVNLLALNSKNEQSVKLVVITGGEPMRQPIELLCQKLLEQDFKVQIETNGTLYRSLPDKVSIICSPKAGKNGYSKIREDLLPKISAVKFIVAKNTLEYSLIPEVGQTAYNIPVFVQPMDQGDQELNKENNELAVKLVLESGARLSVQTHKFVGIE from the coding sequence ATGTTTGGGCAAAATCCTAAAAGAGGAATATTTAAAGGTGACGGGACGCAATTACAAGTGCAGTCTATTTTTAAGACTATTCAAGGTGAGGGAATATTTGTAGGTGTTCCTGCTATATTCATTAGGCTTGGAGGATGTAACCTTGCATGCGATTTTTGCGATACAGAATTTGAAACTTTCGAAACAATCAAAATAGATGATATTTTATCTAAGGTTAACTTGCTTGCTTTAAATTCTAAAAACGAGCAATCAGTTAAGTTAGTAGTGATAACAGGTGGTGAGCCGATGCGTCAACCTATAGAATTATTGTGCCAAAAATTATTAGAACAAGATTTTAAGGTGCAGATAGAAACTAACGGCACGTTATATCGTTCTTTGCCGGATAAAGTATCTATAATATGCTCGCCTAAAGCAGGTAAAAACGGCTATAGCAAAATCAGAGAAGATTTATTGCCTAAAATTAGTGCTGTAAAATTTATCGTTGCTAAAAATACTTTAGAGTATAGCTTAATACCTGAAGTAGGGCAAACTGCTTACAATATACCGGTTTTTGTTCAGCCTATGGATCAGGGTGATCAAGAGCTTAATAAAGAAAATAACGAATTAGCAGTAAAATTAGTGTTAGAAAGTGGTGCTAGGTTGTCAGTACAAACTCATAAATTTGTAGGCATAGAGTAA